A window from Fragaria vesca subsp. vesca linkage group LG5, FraVesHawaii_1.0, whole genome shotgun sequence encodes these proteins:
- the LOC101293887 gene encoding 14-3-3-like protein GF14 kappa-like, with translation MGKKEKYLYFSGKGEAFEEAIAALDTLGEESYKDSTLIMQLLRDNLTLWTSDLQEQMDEA, from the exons ATGGGGAAGAAAGAGAAGTATTTATACTTTTCGGGAAAGGGTGAG GCCTTTGAAGAAGCAATTGCTGCACTGGATACGCTGGGAGAGGAATCATACAAGGACAGCACTTTAATCATGCAACTTCTGAGGGACAACCTCACTCTTTGGACTTCAGATTTGCAG GAGCAAATGGACGAGGCTTAA
- the LOC101294179 gene encoding protein LURP-one-related 17-like: MKIVPFFRSLSRSVHEEHNDHDHDQQESKTGIDISGPSGACTSISFTVWRKSLVISCKGFTVIDSNGDLVYRVDNYVGHPREVTLMDGSGKSVLTMRRNKKFSLVESWFVYEGEVGDFCCTERTIRAAAKSWPVFCVKKNQNLLNAKYPSIIAHVYREVSGSHRRCAYVIEGSYTHRSCKVLEEFSRNVVAEIKRKEANVGGVSYGVDVFHLVVHPGFHPGFAMALVLLLDQMF, encoded by the exons ATGAAGATTGTTCCTTTCTTCAGATCTTTGTCAAGGTCGGTTCATGAAGAACACAATGATCACGATCATGATCAACAGGAATCAAAGACCGGTATTGATATCAGTGGCCCTAGTGGGGCTTGCACATCGATATCGTTTACAGTGTGGAGAAAATCTCTTGTGATCAGCTGTAAAGGGTTCACAGTTATCGATTCTAATGGAGATCTGGTTTATCGGGTCGACAACTATGTCGGACATCCTCGAGAAGTTACTCTCATGGATGGCTCTGGGAAATCCGTCCTTACAATGCGTCGTAACAAG AAGTTTAGCCTGGTGGAGAGCTGGTTTGTGTACGAAGGTGAAGTGGGAGACTTCTGCTGCACAGAAAGAACAATTAGAGCAGCAGCAAAAAGCTGGCCAGTGTTTTGTGTGAAGAAGAACCAGAACTTGTTGAATGCTAAATATCCCAGTATAATTGCTCATGTATATCGTGAAGTATCTGGTAGTCATAGAAGATGTGCCTATGTGATTGAAGGTTCTTACACGCATCGATCATGTAAGGTATTGGAGGAGTTCTCGAGGAATGTGGTGGCTGAGATCAAGAGGAAGGAAGCAAATGTTGGAGGAGTTTCTTATGGGGTGGATGTTTTCCATTTGGTTGTGCATCCTGGATTTCATCCTGGATTTGCAATGGCGCTTGTGCTATTATTAGATCAGATGTTTTGA
- the LOC101293596 gene encoding TMV resistance protein N-like → MYIGSRLFGTTFKCNKTQLWRYDVFLSFTGETRKGFTHFLYKALQRRGLKIFRDRELKRGTNISSNLLAAIEESRFAIVVLSPKYASSTWCLEELTKIMDCMEVKGTTILPIFYKVKPKSLPNQRGAFAEAFNKHDTNYVNDRAKVRRWRSAFTKLSGIARWISTEWFEYELIDEVVELVCSRCILSRAK, encoded by the coding sequence ATGTACATAGGGAGTAGATTGTTCGGCACCACTTTCAAATGCAACAAAACACAACTATGGAGGTACGATGTGTTTCTGAGTTTCACTGGGGAAACCCGCAAAGGTTTTACTCACTTCTTGTACAAAGCCCTGCAAAGGCGAGGACTCAAAATATTCAGAGATCGAGAACTAAAAAGAGGCACAAACATCTCTTCAAACCTCTTGGCTGCAATCGAAGAGTCGAGGTTTGCCATTGTTGTCCTCTCACCAAAGTACGCTTCGTCTACATGGTGCTTGGAAGAACTTACAAAGATTATGGACTGCATGGAAGTCAAGGGCACAACAATTCTCCCAATTTTCTACAAGGTGAAGCCAAAGAGTTTACCGAACCAAAGAGGAGCTTTTGCAGAAGCCTTCAACAAGCATGATACTAATTACGTTAACGACAGAGCGAAAGTGCGAAGGTGGAGAAGTGCTTTTACAAAACTCAGTGGCATCGCTCGATGGATATCGACAGAATGGTTCGAGTACGAGCTTATCGACGAAGTCGTAGAATTAGTTTGTAGCAGATGCATCTTATCTCGAGCCAAATGA
- the LOC101294263 gene encoding uncharacterized protein LOC101294263 encodes MDSVELTYHMERRLVRAGVELETEFCSSSLSYKDVTNGSSKSEPSKLDGQHRSNYQGEDSSRHLHAKGRNGFLLNHGIESGHLQRKSVKVSKTGNLPSKRPRITQLEDSVSLAEVDGIKDMPDKLGPYLTKCNSADKTQLAKQKTKFTSKRGDKRNHKHPVKTKNDSFSVKAGLASFSSASGGNNFFGAHGLKSDNHDVTKHVDDLPLSELLDGTYKHLSFGKDKGKKPANVNDSFLHSIRKACSILQHPRSVQPQHNAEVDSHSEMKMSSLPLSTTAVVANGIHGDKGDSSKTDLSSSDKVHDSCSGPDSPANPFDMPLRQPNHILERLDLAPHKDLESLLLDATKPGLFSKSTPDPCSGKQMSRRASLPPFPWSNTSNWHCRSSSDAGKLSTSRGTCQGRWLRIERNTVTSLGISTSDFTDLESMTYDQSLVPSSRPKITCSSDIVSPTISVLPQCELDSSASAACLKESYTALDLGGKVKQSGNSNDEHSSNILAAAQILCGMSTNPFNRNPDGILRWQKKPSQKAMKARKLKSVEKPDDVYGSSIAVSGSDNLPRRSIDRMLMLPPKRPKLSSSDDRKDYNNFSSVRKEPISWSTPRSSRSLPSKSGKESIGSIRHSTSDVAKHSYMMPPPSRVPEKAPYKRDKSRKLLTMEWNRGRDRPD; translated from the exons ATGGACTCGGTTGAATTGACTTACCACATGGAGAGGCGGCTTGTCAGAGCTGGAGTTGAGCTGGAGACGGAGTTCTGCAGCTCATCTCTGAGCTATAAAG ACGTAACAAACGGTTCTTCAAAATCTGAACCATCTAAGCTTGATGGTCAGCACCGCAGCAACTATCAGGGTGAAGACTCGTCCAGGCACCTACATGCCAAGGGCAGAAATGGATTTTTGTTAAATCATGGAATTGAAAGTGGTCACTTACAACGGAAATCAGTAAAGGTGTCAAAAACGGGAAATTTGCCTTCTAAGAGACCACGGATCACTCAGTTGGAAGATTCAGTTAGCCTAGCTGAAGTTGATGGGATAAAGGACATGCCAGATAAGCTGGGTCCATATCTTACAAAGTGCAATTCTGCAG ATAAGACTCAATTGGCGAAACAAAAGACCAAATTTACAAGCAAGCGAGGTGATAAGAGAAATCACAAACATCCTGTAAAGACTAAAAACGATTCCTTCTCTGTGAAGGCAGGTTTGGCAAGCTTCAGTTCGGCTTCTGGAGGGAACAACTTCTTTG GAGCACATGGCCTTAAGTCAGATAATCATGATGTTACAAAGCATGTAGACGATCTGCCACTGAGTGAGCTCCTTGATGGCACATACAAACATCTCAGTTTTGGTAAGGATAAAGGAAAAAAACCAGCGAATGTTAACGATAGTTTTTTGCATTCGATTAGAAAGGCTTGCTCTATCCTTCAGCACCCGAGGTCTGTCCAGCCCCAACATAATGCTGAAGTAGATAGCCATTCCGAAATGAAAATGTCATCTTTGCCATTAAGCACAACTGCTGTTGTAGCTAACGGTATTCATGGTGATAAAGGAGATTCATCCAAAACAGATCTGTCTTCATCTGACAAG GTACATGATTCTTGTAGCGGGCCTGATAGTCCTGCTAATCCCTTTGATATGCCACTAAGGCAACCCAATCATATTCTGGAACGCTTGGATCTTGCTCCTCACAAGGATTTGGAATCTTTGCTGCTGGATGCCACAAAACCTGGGTTATTTTCAAAAAGTACTCCTGATCCGTGCTCAGGCAAGCAAATGTCTCGGCGAGCAAGTTTGCCACCTTTCCCATGGTCAAATACTTCTAATTGGCATTGTAGAAGCAGTTCAGATGCAGGAAAATTGTCAACAAGCAGGGGCACATGTCAAGGTCGATGGCTAAGAATAGAGAGGAATACTGTTACTTCATTGGGAATTTCCACTAGTGATTTTACAGACTTGGAGTCAATGACTTATGATCAGAGTCTAGTTCCTTCTTCAAGACCAAAAATTACTTGTTCAAGTGATATAGTTTCCCCAACCATATCTGTTTTACCTCAGTGTGAGTTGGATTCATCGGCTTCTGCAGCATGTTTGAAGGAATCATATACTGCTTTAG ACTTGGGAGGGAAGGTGAAGCAGTCAGGAAATAGTAATG ATGAGCATTCTTCAAATATATTAGCTGCTGCACAAATACTCTGTGGCATGTCAACAAATCCCTTCAATCGAAATCCAGATGGAATCCTACGATGGCAAAAGAAGCCTTCACAGAAGGCCATGAAAGCTCGCAAGTTGAAATCAGTTGAGAAACCTGATGATGTATATGGATCATCAATTGCAGTATCTGGGTCTGACAATCTCCCAAGAAGAAGCATTGACCGAATGCTGATGCTGCCCCCAAAGAGGCCCAAGCTCTCTTCAAGTGATGATAGAAAGGATTACAATAACTTCAGTAGCGTTAGAAAAGAACCAATAAGCTGGTCAACACCAAGATCAAGTAGGTCATTACCTAGCAAATCTGGTAAAGAGTCAATTGGGAGCATTAGACATTCGACTTCTGATGTGGCGAAGCATTCATATATGATGCCTCCACCTTCAAGGGTTCCGGAGAAGGCTCCCTATAAGCGAGACAAGTCAAGGAAGTTATTGACGATGGAATGGAACAGGGGAAGAGATCGGCCAGACTGA
- the LOC101293307 gene encoding uncharacterized protein LOC101293307 has protein sequence MSTPLPRNLVLDRNIGWHQEVFVTPEKNEVNPFLDQKSIAPDYDWEKLMPPSEQGLEFKPQYFLIVVYPLRDYVLANHWHEIQCAAEDNGFGIALKVGQNVDLFYITMATLPSSAKDPWAFPKAIRFCELLATTNVPPSVAIQILNGDLGHKYLPIGRQQGGLCLKHDIPQATFLERYGRFFYFIKDRLVSYGVSLYLTGNTITVVGKPQLELEMEKVIAYAKLCIIDNEVNLKKKLNKKKGNKKKEGSKNEEALPLSSATQDEREQEEKGKKVDLGLETETTTLKPSMEVDLGLETETTLPKRSSYVFKRATTMPKVLRDQHCVVIDDFVGWEVKIIPRKNNKPDPVVDLGLESETAMSKPFVVDIGFDTKTTTMPKASRERPRVGIDEYVGWGLEVLRPISNELSSRPETDVVQQEDISPDYKWSKLMPPTKLVRGKLVVEPGWEFKPQFFRVWVYPLREYLLTTEWSDIKVAAADNGFGILMRKGLRRWSIFAAVGPEDPKDPWAFPKAIRFCELLATTNVPPSVAIDILYGQLGHKYLPIGCQPGGLCLKHGIPQDTFLKRYYRFISQTKDIVDTLPGVSLYLTGNTISVVGKPELDLLLEMVVIFAESYIVHDEVPANLPESVKAKLDFVNKQMEAFSKEGPLKKKRSKKKLSNDEEPLEKKQRNEEALSQEEPLKKKLSNEKRLCLKKNLSRRK, from the exons ATGTCGACGCCGCTGCCGCGGAACCTGGTGCTTGATCGTAACATAGGTTGGCATCAGGAGGTCTTCGTTACGCCGGAGAAGAATGAGGTGAATCCGTTCCTCGATCAGAAGTCCATTGCACCTGATTACGATTGGGAGAAATTGATGCCGCCATCGGAGCAAGGTTTGGAGTTTAAGCCACAATATTTCCTTATTGTGGTGTACCCCCTGCGAG ACTATGTGTTGGCAAATCATTGGCATGAGATTCAATGTGCTGCGGAAGATAATGGCTTTGGAATCGCGCTCAAAGTG GGTCAGAATGTAGATTTGTTTTACATTACAATGGCAACACTGCCTAGCAGTGCAAAGGATCCATGGGCTTTTCCCAAGGCTATTAGGTTCTGTGAACTTTTGGCAACCACCAATGTTCCACCATCTGTG GCAATACAAATACTGAATGGTGATCTGGGACACAAATACCTGCCGATTGGGCGTCAACAAGGAGGGCTTTGCTTGAAGCATGACATCCCGCAG GCTACATTTCTGGAACGGTATGGGCGGTTCTTTTACTTCATCAAG GATCGTTTGGTTTCTTATGGTGTCTCACTTTATCTCACG GGGAATACAATTACTGTTGTGGGCAAACCACAGCTAGAGCTGGAAATGGAGAAGGTGATCGCCTATGCAAAACTCTGTATTATTGACAATGAGGTTAATCTCAAGAAGAAACTGAACAAGAAGAAAGGGAACAAGAAGAAGGAAGGGAGCAAGAATGAGGAGGCTTTGCCTCTATCATCTGCAACTCAAGACGAAAGGGAGCAAGAAGAAAAGGGCAAGAAAGTGGATCTAGGGTTGGAAACAGAAACGACTACGCTGAAGCCGTCAATGGAGGTGGATCTAGGGTTGGAAACAGAAACGACTTTGCCGAAGCGGTCAAGCTATGTGTTTAAAAGAGCAACGACGATGCCCAAGGTGTTAAGGGATCAGCATTGCGTGGTGATTGATGATTTTGTCGGTTGGGAAGTGAAGATTATCCCTCGGAAGAACAACAAACCCGATCCGGTGGTGGATCTAGGGCTTGAATCAGAAACAGCGATGTCGAAGCCGTTCGTGGTGGATATAGGGTTTGATACAAAAACAACGACGATGCCCAAGGCGTCAAGGGAGCGGCCTCGTGTGGGGATTGACGAGTATGTCGGTTGGGGATTGGAGGTTCTTCGTCCGATTAGCAACGAACTCAGTTCGCGGCCGGAGACAGATGTCGTCCAGCAGGAGGACATTTCACCTGATTACAAATGGTCGAAATTGATGCCGCCAACGAAGCTCGTGAGGGGAAAACTGGTTGTTGAACCAGGATGGGAGTTCAAGCCACAATTTTTTCGTGTTTGGGTGTACCCATTGCGAG AATATTTGTTGACAACTGAATGGTCGGACATCAAAGTTGCTGCAGCAGATAACGGCTTTGGAATCCTGATGAGGAAG GGTTTGAGAAGGTGGTCCATTTTTGCGGCAGTAGGACCAGAGGATCCAAAGGATCCATGGGCTTTTCCCAAGGCTATTAGGTTCTGTGAACTTTTGGCAACCACCAATGTTCCACCATCTGTG GCAATAGATATACTGTATGGTCAGCTGGGACATAAATACTTGCCGATTGGGTGTCAACCAGGAGGGCTCTGCTTGAAGCATGGGATCCCGCAGGATACATTTCTCAAACGCTATTATCGTTTCATTTCCCAAACTAAG GATATTGTGGATACTTTACCTGGAGTCTCGCTTTATCTTACG GGGAATACAATTTCTGTTGTGGGCAAGCCTGAGCTAGATCTGCTACTGGAGATGGTGGTCATCTTTGCGGAAAGCTATATTGTACACGATGAGGTACCTGCAAATCTTCCTGAGAGCGTGAAAGCGAAGCTTGATTTTGTGAATAAGCAAATGGAGGCTTTTTCTAAAGAAGGACCTCTCAAGAAGAAACGGAGCAAGAAAAAACTGAGCAATGATGAAGAACCTCTCGAGAAGAAACAGAGAAATGAGGAGGCGTTGTCTCAAGAAGAACCTCTCAAGAAGAAACTGAGCAATGAGAAGAGGCTTTGTCTCAAGAAGAACCTCTCAAGAAGAAAGTGA
- the LOC101293006 gene encoding uncharacterized protein LOC101293006, whose product MTGTTLTPQSASNLVSLNIGGGAGPQLSASFVNSFRVTAVAERLLNHVQSGFRGDVMEFFNLCLSLARGIDYAVANNEVPAKASDLPSLLRQICQRKNNDVLVAAVMVLMISVKNACRTGWFSEKESEELFSLANEIGSRFCGSGDITTGSDCSLSIVDKVIERYYPTLKMGQTLASLEVKPGYGTYVLDFHISKSTGYASHEKIRLFVAQTDNIETSSCIISPQQVNFLLNGKGVDKRITSTMDTGPQLPTNVTGMLKYGTNLLQAVGQFNGHYIIVIAFMSIASSIDPPVLKDYVQPIEPSSKSDTDIVEGPSRISLNCPISFTRIQTPVKGHLCKHLQCFDFRNYITMNIRRPRWRCPHCDQYVCYLDIRVDQNIVKVLREVGENVSKVNISVDGSWKVSENDDDDLYLVDKLNETSEMDEATPGPSVMDLTNDDDTEMASACEPEDVKPLSNTNTAQVENDFWSGVYLANCTSYSGPSSLQPSLLSDAVSLALNREAGSHGNTDFLVSAMHNQLSTPNYVNSQLLQSANSTASNEYGTSQTLPRELASGLPIGRTPTAVQALPALSQTLGVQQRPRTSFNNPAPNSASLTSHAGQSITSEANVLSGICSDLERQQYFARPQMNPVQVSGIASSSLQHGSRTTQNCAPQDRSFTHGQSVVGHQVPSQLQSASRVSSGLQGFTNAHLDKTFNSRTPPAMSQSPRVHTLRSHVRQGSAQVGINQAPSSLNNQQSFTVAAQRAAMARQSSPMPAQNQTPRTRPSLSVNAGGFRGSAGDRRGNIGGPVQAVSGADELVDSPSEQNWRPTGRMRGSLSGQAYTAALNKFIIRPTPPTEKARPASHLTPPSHLTRPPHLTSPPAVVPSQLPTDMSSQLPQMPTSQPL is encoded by the exons ATGACCGGGACGACGCTCACACCGCAGTCGGCGAGTAACTTAGTCAGTCTCAACATTGGCGGCGGCGCCGGGCCACAGCTCTCGGCTTCGTTCGTGAACTCCTTCCGAGTCACCGCCGTCGCCGAGCGGCTCCTCAACCACGTTCAGTCTGGTTTTCGCGGTGACGTCATGGAGTTCTTCAACCTCTGCCTTTCTCTCGCCAG AGGGATTGATTATGCTGTTGCGAACAATGAGGTTCCGGCGAAGGCGAGCGATTTGCCTAGTCTGTTGAGACAG ATATGCCAAAGGAAAAACAACGACGTTTTGGTAGCTGCTGTTATGGTGCTGATGATATCTGTGAAG AATGCTTGTAGGACTGGATGGTTTTCGGAGAAGGAGAGTGAAGAGCTGTTTTCTCTAGCGAATGAG ATTGGGAGTAGGTTCTGTGGCTCGGGGGATATCACAACTGGATCTGACTGTTCTCTATCTATTGTTGACAAAGTTATAGAAAG ATATTATCCAACGTTGAAGATGGGTCAGACTCTTGCCTCTCTCGAAGTTAAG CCTGGATATGGAACATACGTGCTTGATTTCCATATTTCAAAGAGTACAGGTTATGCTTCCCATGAAAAAATT CGGCTATTTGTAGCCCAAACTGATAATATCGAGACATCTTCTTGTATTATAAGTCCCCAACAAGTGAA CTTTCTTCTGAATGGAAAGGGAGTAGATAAGAGGATCACTTCTACAATG GATACTGGACCACAGTTGCCTACAAATGTGACTGGAATGCTTAAATATGGAACAAATCTTCTTCAAGCTGTGGGCCAGTTCAATG GTCACTATATCATAGTGATTGCCTTCATGAGCATCGCATCATCAATTGACCCTCCAGTACTGAAAGATTATGTTCAGCCCATTGAACCTTCCTCAAAGTCAG ATACTGATATAGTTGAAGGGCCATCAAGAATATCACTTAATTGTCCCATAAG CTTTACGCGAATCCAAACTCCTGTTAAAGGACATTTGTGCAAACATCTTCAG TGCTTCGACTTCAGGAACTACATCACTATGAACATAAGACGACCAAGGTGGCGCTGCCCCCATTGTGATCAGTATGTTTGCTATTTGGACATTCGTGTCGATCAAAATATAGTTAAG GTCCTGAGAGAGGTAGGAGAGAATGTTTCTAAAGTAAATATCTCTGTAGATGGATCATGGAAGGTGTCGGAAAATGATGATGATGATCTATATCTGGTAGACAAACTAAACGAAACATCTGAGATGGATGAAGCTACTCCTGGTCCTAGTGTTATGGATCTTACCAATGATGATGATACTGAGATGGCTAGTGCTTGCGAACCTGAAGATGTGAAACCTTTGAGCAATACAAACACTGCTCAAGTAGAAAATGACTTTTGGTCTGGAGTTTACTTGGCTAATTGTACGTCTTACTCTGGTCCCAGTTCTTTACAACCTTCCTTGTTGTCTGATGCTGTTTCACTTGCTCTTAATCGAGAAGCCGGGAGTCATGGGAACACTGATTTTTTGGTGTCTGCAATGCATAATCAACTCTCTACTCCCAATTACGTGAACTCACAGTTGTTGCAATCTGCAAATTCGACTGCTAGCAATGAGTATGGGACATCACAGACATTACCTAGAGAACTGGCTTCCGGGCTGCCAATAGGCAGGACTCCGACAGCAGTTCAGGCCCTACCAGCTTTGTCCCAGACACTTGGTGTGCAACAAAGACCCAGAACCAGTTTCAATAATCCAGCTCCCAATAGTGCCTCCCTCACTTCTCATGCTGGCCAGTCTATCACTTCCGAGGCAAATGTTCTCAGTGGAATCTGTAGCGACTTGGAAAGGCAACAATACTTTGCTAGGCCCCAAATGAATCCAGTTCAAGTGTCAGGCATTGCTTCATCCTCATTGCAGCATGGCTCAAGAACAACTCAG AATTGTGCCCCCCAAGATCGGTCCTTTACTCATGGCCAATCCGTTGTTGGACATCAGGTTCCGAGCCAACTGCAAAGCGCTAGCAGAGTATCTTCTGGGCTCCAGGGGTTCACAAATGCACACCTAGATAAAACATTTAATTCGAGGACTCCACCAGCTATGAGCCAATCTCCAAGGGTACATACTTTACGGTCCCATGTAAGGCAGGGGAGTGCACAAGTTGGAATTAATCAAGCACCAAGTTCTTTAAACAACCAACAGAGCTTCACAGTGGCTGCTCAGCGAGCTGCTATGGCCAGGCAGTCTTCACCAATGCCAGCTCAAAATCAAACTCCCAGAACCAGGCCATCTTTGTCTGTAAATGCTGGAGGGTTTAGAGGGTCGGCAGGGGATCGACGTGGAAACATTGGAGGTCCTGTCCAAGCAGTTTCAGGGGCTGATGAGTTGGTGGATTCACCATCTGAACAGAATTGGCGACCAACAGGTCGAATGCGTGGAAGTCTCTCTGGTCAGGCTTATACTGCTGCTTTGAACAAGTTCATAATTCGGCCAACCCCACCAACTGAAAAAGCGAGACCTGCGTCACACCTGACCCCTCCTTCACACCTGACCCGTCCTCCACACCTGACCTCTCCACCAGCTGTTGTTCCATCCCAATTGCCAACTGATATGAGCTCTCAGCTTCCTCAAATGCCTACTAGTCAGCCTCTCTGA
- the LOC101293975 gene encoding serine/threonine-protein phosphatase PP1-like encodes MGDAIVDDLIRRLVSAKSGRTTKQVQMTEAEIRHLCTTSKEIFLSQPNLLELEAPIKICGDVHGQFSDLLRLFEYGGYPPEANYLFLGDYVDRGKQSIETICLLLAYKIKYKENFFLLRGNHECASINRIYGFYDECKRRFNVRIWKVFTECFNCLPVAALVDEKILCMHGGLSPDLKNLDQIRNIARPVDVPDQGLLCDLLWADPDKDVDGWGENDRGVSFTFGADTVAEFLQKHDLDLVCRAHQVVEDGYEFFGKRKLVTIFSAPNYCGEFDNAGAMMSVDDTLTCSFQILKASEKKGKFGVGSNMLRPGTPPHKGKG; translated from the exons ATGGGAGACGCGATTGTGGACGATCTCATACGGCGGCTGGTGTCGGCGAAGAGCGGCCGGACGACGAAGCAGGTGCAGATGACGGAGGCGGAGATACGGCACCTCTGCACCACCTCCAAGGAGATCTTTCTCAGTCAGCCCAACCTTCTCGAACTCGAAGCTCCCATCAAGATTTGCG GAGATGTTCATGGTCAGTTTTCTGATCTTTTACGGTTGTTTGAGTATGGTGGGTACCCACCTGAGGCCAACTATTTATTCCTGGGGGACTATGTTGATCGTGGGAAGCAAAGCATAGAGACAATATGCCTTCTCCTTGCGTATAAGATTAAATACAAGGAAAACTTCTTCCTCCTAAGAGGCAACCATGAATGTGCTTCCATCAACCGTATATACGGGTTCTATGATGAGTGCAAGAGAAGATTTAATGTTCGTATTTGGAAGGTTTTTACTGAGTGCTTCAACTGTCTGCCTGTGGCTGCTCTTGTTGATGAGAAGATCCTCTGCATGCATGGTGGTCTATCTCCTGATTTGAAAAATCTAGATCAGATTAGAAATATTGCCCGCCCAGTGGATGTACCAGATCAGGGACTTCTCTGTGATCTTTTGTGGGCTGATCCTGATAAAGATGTTGATGGTTGGGGAGAGAATGATCGTGGTGTGTCATTTACATTTGGGGCTGACACGGTTGCTGAATTTCTCCAGAAACATGATCTTGATCTTGTCTGCCGTGCTCACCAG GTTGTGGAAGATGGATATGAGTTTTTCGGAAAGAGGAAGCTGGTGACTATATTTTCAGCGCCAAATTACTGTGGCGAATTTGATAATGCTGGTGCCATGATGAGTGTGGATGATACATTGACATGTTCCTTCCAGATCTTGAAAGCATCTGAGAAGAAAGGAAAGTTTGGTGTAGGCAGCAACATGTTAAGACCAGGAACTCCACCTCATAAG GGCAAGGGCTGA